From the genome of Argentina anserina chromosome 4, drPotAnse1.1, whole genome shotgun sequence, one region includes:
- the LOC126791530 gene encoding uncharacterized protein LOC126791530, which translates to MSFIMEFAENLVLRLMEDPKERDRKFREHVYAVKDRCEKTKEMWALPLRPYGFWTFDRHNSQMKWDAQISQVAGRRDPYDDLLQHCRDTDIGRSK; encoded by the coding sequence ATGAGTTTTATCATGGAGTTTGCTGAGAATCTGGTGCTAAGGCTGATGGAGGACCCTAAGGAGCGAGATAGGAAGTTCAGGGAGCATGTGTATGCGGTGAAGGACAGATGTGAGAAGACAAAGGAGATGTGGGCCTTACCTCTCCGCCCTTACGGGTTCTGGACCTTTGACCGCCACAATTCGCAGATGAAATGGGATGCCCAGATAAGTCAGGTTGCAGGCAGGAGGGACCCCTATGATGACCTTCTTCAGCACTGCCGTGATACTGATATCGGCCGATCAAAATGA
- the LOC126790576 gene encoding REF/SRPP-like protein At1g67360, with protein MAATVDKKDMEYKVGKEEELKHLGFVRIAAIQTLVCVSNLYVYAKQNSGPLRSMVGTVEGAVTTVVGPVYHKLKGVPDDVLAFLDTKVDEATDKISKHAPPLAKQVVSKGHCLIQTAMEKGQRLVKEAQIGGPRSAIHYVATESKQLVFNQSVKLWVLLDQYHPIHKVAEKAAPTAAHLSKKYNHTVKDLTVKGYPIFGYLPLVPVDDISKAVNQGKAGKKGDAHVEHSSDSDSD; from the exons ATGGCCGCCACCGTCGACAAG AAGGATATGGAGTACAAGGTTGGGAAGGAGGAGGAGCTGAAGCACTTAGGGTTTGTGAGGATCGCTGCGATTCAGACGCTGGTGTGCGTTTCGAATCTGTATGTGTATGCGAAGCAGAACTCGGGACCGCTGAGATCGATGGTTGGGACTGTGGAGGGTGCCGTCACCACCGTCGTCGGTCCGGTGTATCACAAGCTTAAGGGCGTGCCTGACGATGTTCTTGCTTTTCTTGACACCAAG GTAGATGAAGCGACGGACAAGATTAGCAAGCATGCTCCTCCTTTGGCTAAGCAGGTAGTAAGCAAAGGTCACTGTTTGATCCAGACAGCTATGGAAAAGGGTCAAAGACTTGTGAAGGAGGCCCAAATTGGCGGTCCTCGGTCAGCCATTCATTATGTAGCTACAGAATCTAAGCAGCTTGTATTTAACCAATCTGTGAAGTTGTGGGTTTTACTTGACCAGTATCATCCGATTCACAAAGTGGCAGAGAAGGCTGCACCAACAGCTGCTCACTTGTCCAAGAAGTACAACCACACCGTTAAGGACTTGACTGTGAAGGGATATCCCATCTTTGGTTATTTGCCCTTGGTTCCGGTTGATGATATATCCAAAGCAGTGAATCAGGGAAAGGCTGGGAAGAAAGGAGATGCTCATGTTGAGCATAGTTCTGACTCTGATTCCGATTGA
- the LOC126790574 gene encoding meiosis-specific protein ASY1, with product MVVAQKLKEAEITELDSLLLTRNLLRIAIFNISYIRGLFPEKYFNDKSVPALEMKIKKLMPVDEESRRLIDWMEKGVYDALQKKYLKTLLFCVCEDVEGPMIEEYTFSFSYSNTDSQEVSMNINRSGNKKQGGTFKYNSTTEITPNQMRSSACKMVRTLVQLMRTLDRMPEERTILMKLLYYDDVTPADYEPPFFRGCTEEETRNLWTKNPLKMEVGNVNSKHLVLALKVKSVLDPCEDENDDIQDDVVSLGADDSMQMDDSSESDSEVNQSQEDQYIVAPAVIAVLVTANQPQEDNCMNDEASDDTQDPEEDEQQFSRIKDWISSCHLDTVKVTDVLSSFPDISVVLIEEIMDKLLVDGTLAKTGGDTYTINRLKKSDYEFTVVKQEINGQAILVGNKTPKSNDHLYMKALCHALPMRYVSVPKLQNKLGREANQNTVRKMIDKMAQEGFVEAKGNGRLGKRVIHSDVTEKKLIEVQKALNYDAMDVDNVEPPSKSNLQEVHSLGSKQRDTSTCGVLHSIGSDLTRMSIRPNSQEYSPDRSENTTSKTKGQGNTPTSRALPVVSRESCALGIDQTRANGNTNHCDDGDRVISSMSTQGKRSRKTSTVKEPILQYTKRQRSQAV from the exons ATG GTTGTGGCTCAGAAACTGAAGGAGGCGGAGATTACCGAGCTGGACTCGCTTCTTCTG ACGAGGAACCTGCTTCGGATCGCTATATTCAACATCAGTTACATCCGAGGCCTTTTTCCGgagaagtacttcaatgataaaTCTGTTCCTGCTTTGG AGATGAAGATCAAAAAGCTAATGCCAGTGGATGAAGAATCTCGCAGGCTTATTGATTGGATGGAGAAAG GTGTGTACGACGCCTTGCAGAAGAAGTACTTAAAAACACTTCTGTTCTGTGTGTGTGAAGATGTTGAAGGGCCGATGATAGAGGAATACACAT TTTCTTTCAGCTATTCAAATACTGATAGCCAGGAGGTTTCAATGAATATCAATCGATCTGGTAACAAGAAACAGGGTGGGACATTCAAGTACAACTCCACAACAGAAATTACTCCCAACCAGATGAG GAGTTCGGCGTGTAAAATGGTCCGCACACTTGTTCAGCTGATGAGAACTTTGGATAGAATGCCAGAAGAG CGCACCATACTGATGAAACTTCTATACTATGATGACGTGACG CCAGCAGATTATGAGCCTCCATTTTTCAGAGGCTGCACAGAAGAAGAAACTCGAAACTTATGGACCAAGAATCCATTGAAAATGGAGGTTGGGAATGTAAATAGCAAGCATCTTGTCTTAGCTCTCAAG GTAAAGAGCGTGCTGGATCCCTGTGAGGATGAAAATGATGATATTCAAGATGATGTAGTAAGCTTAGGAGCTGACGACTCAATGCAAATGGATGACTCTTCTGAATCTGACAGTGAG GTTAACCAATCACAAGAGGACCAGTATATAGTTGCTCCTGCTG TAATTGCAGTTCTCGTGACAGCTAACCAACCACAGGAAGATAATTGCATGAATGATGAAG CTTCAGATGATACTCAGGATCCAGAGGAAGATGAACAACAATTTTCCCGGATAAAGGACTGGATCAGTAGTTGCCATCTTGACACTGTTAAAGTTACTGATGTTCTGTCGAGTTTCCCAGACATTTCGGTG GTTCTAATTGAAG AAATTATGGACAAGCTTCTTGTGGATGGCACTCTTGCAAAAACTGGAGGGGACACATACACTATTAACAGGCTGAAG AAGTCTGATTATGAATTCACTGTGgtaaaacaagaaattaatggGCAAGCAATCCTAGTTGGCAACAAAACTCCCAAGTCTAATGATCACTTGTACATGAAG GCACTGTGTCATGCACTTCCCATGCGGTATGTGTCAGTTCCGAAACTTCAGAACAAGCTTGGAAGAGAAGCAAATCAGAACACAGTGCGCAAGATGATTGACAAAATGGCACAAGAAGGTTTTGTGGAAGCCAAAGGCAATGGAAGGCTAG GAAAGCGTGTGATCCATTCTGATGTTACCGAGAAAAAACTTATAGAAGTCCAGAAAGCTTTGAATTATGATGCAATG GATGTCGACAATGTTGAACCACCAAGCAAGTCAAATCTTCAAGAAGTTCATTCACTGG GAAGTAAGCAGAGAGACACATCCACATGTGGTGTGCTCCACTCGATTGGATCAGATCTCACACGCATGAGTATAAGGCCTAATTCACAGGAGTATAGTCCAGACAGGAGTGAGAATACTACTTCAAAGACAAAGGGGCAGGGAAACACTCCCACAAGCAGGGCTCTA CCAGTAGTTTCGAGAGAGAGCTGTGCGCTCGGAATTGATCAGACTAGAGCAAATGGCAACACAAACCATTGTGATGATGGGGACAGAGTGATATCTAGTATGTCCACCCAAGGCAAGCGTTCCAGGAAAACAAGCACG GTGAAGGAGCCTATTCTCCAGTACACAAAGCGCCAGAGATCGCAAGCCGTCTGA